TGGGTATTTCCTAAGCTCAGTAATACTGCTGCTTTTTCTTCTGCTGTCAAATTTAGGTTTTTTGCTTTTTGTAATACTTGTTCTGATTCATCTAAGTTTCCAAGTAGTGTATAAGTATTACTAAGAATGCGTAATCCTTGAGATTGGATTTTAGAATCAACTTGATTTTTTTGTGTAGGCTTTAATAATTGCCGCCAATTACTATTACTAGTTGTTAATATTTCTTTCCATTCGCAAAGAATTTTCTGTGCCTGCAGGTGAGAACCTAAAATTTGAAGCGCTTGAGCTTGGTTTAACTGGTTAACCATTAACCCAAAGTTATCTTTAATATGACTATATATTTGTTCTGCTTGTTTCCAAGTTTTTAAGGCTTCTGTCGGTAGACTTTGTGTATATGCTAAATTGGCTTGAATATCTAAAGCTTGAGCGTAGGCTTGCAATTGGTTGTAACTGGTATTTTGATTCTTTCCAGGACGTAATAGCTGAAGACTAGCTTGGATGTGTCTTTCTGCTTGTTTCCATCCCTCAAGTTTTTGATAGCTCAACGAAAGATTGCTAAGTGCCAAACCTTGATTTATCTTATCTCCTATTCTCTGGTAAGCTTTAGCTGTTTGTTCCCAGCTTCGGGCTGCTTCTTCGTATCTACCTGTTTCGTAAAGGCATTTACTTTGTGTTTCTAATACTATTGGACTTATAGAAGTTTTTAATTGACAAATATCGCCATTTTCTGAAGTCTTCGCAGATATTTTTGTAGTGTTAGATACTGGAATTTCTGAAAAGAAAGTTAGTAGCAGCGCTAAGGTTAGGATAGATATTGATTTAAATATTGATTTAGATACTAATTTTAAAAAGGATTCCATAGGACTGTAAAATATAAACCTTGTTCTTGTAATGTTTTGTTGTTATCTTTTGCGTAAATTAGGGGAATACCCCAATCAAAACGGGCGGTGAGATTGTTGCCCATTTGCCAGCGTAAACCCAAGCCAGTGGAGAGTAAATTACTGGGGTTTGGGTTTGGTCTATCGACGTTCCTGCCCATGCCAAACTCCACAAATGGAGTAACTTGTAATACACCCTTTATTTCAGGTATGCGGAGAATTGGTAAACGCACTTCGGCAGATGTAAAGAAGCCGTTGTCGGTAAGTAATGCGTCTTGACGATAACCGCGCACGCTGTCGAGTCCACCAATACCGAATTGTTCGCTAGATAACAGGGGACGATCTGCGAATTGTAAGTCTGTACGTAACAGAATTAATGAATTTATATCGCGTCCAATGACACGCACCCATTGTCCTTGTCCGCGCCAAGCAAAAAAGCGACTATCGGGTGCTTTGGGGTTGATGGTAGCATCTAAAGCATCAAGTCCAAAGATAAATTGGGAACGGAAGGCTAGTACCTGACGGCTGCTGCGCTGCGTCCATTCTTGAAAAAAGCGGATAGCTGAAATGCGGGTGCGTCCTTTTTCGTCAGTACCAGGGGAGAGGGGGTAGGGTCCAATATTTTCAAATTTCAATGAACTTTCACTTTCACGGCGGGAGGTGGTTAAGCCAAGGGTAAAATCTGATGTGGATGTTTTGAAAATGGGATGGCTGAGGGTCAGTTCGTAGTAGCGGGACTGAGATTCTATACCCAAAGTATCAAAGGGTGCTTCGATAACATTGCTGCTAGTAGTGCCATAACTGAGGGTAACTTTGGTATCGTAGGGGCTGATGGGTATGCTATAGCTGGCATTGATACTGTTACTACCTTCGGTGTTGGTGTAATCCAAGCTGATGTTATCTCCCAAACCAAGTAAGTTAGCTTCGCTCAGTTGGATACTGCGACGGAAACTACCGACACTGGGGGAACGTCCGTTATTAAGGTTAACTAGGGCATCAAAGGTTGGTGCTTCAACAACTGTGATTTCTAACAGACTTTTACCAGGGGTGGAAGTAGCGGATAATTCTGCCGATAGGCTTTTAAACAACGGGTTAAGGCGTAATACTTGCAGTCCTTTCACTAAACGCTTTTGATTGAGAGGATTGCCAGCAGCTATGGCAACACGACTGCAGATATAGTTGGGATTAAGACGGCGATTTCCTTGAATTTTGATTTCTTCTAGTTCTCCCTCTAGTACTTCAATAGTAATTTTATCTCCTTCTTGAAAGTCTCGTTGAAGTGGGATGTAAGCACCGGAGGTAATGTAACCTTCTTTGACATATAGTTGAGTAATTATAGAGCGTGCTTTTATTAAGTCAGCAAAAGAAATGGGAGCATTTTCAAAGTTGATCACTTTTTTTATTTCCGCAGTTAGGCGTTCGTCGCTAAATACGGTATTATCCTCAAATTTAAAGCCTCCTATAATGAATTTTTCTTCGGAAGTACCTGGTAATTCGTCCGGAGGTGTGTTCGAGGGAGAAGTAGGTTTGAGTAGTTCTTCTGAGGGTGGTAGGGGCTGTGGTTGAATTTCTTCCTGAGGTTTGGTTGAGGGTGGTTGCAAGTCTCTGTCAGTAGGAACGGGTTGGGTGGTGTCAATATTTTGGGCTAATTGTATCCTTTTACCGTTACTAAAAATATTGTCATCGAATTGCAGACCTAACTTCTCAACCGTGAGGGAAGGGGAAGACGGAAAGCTTTTGTCTTCTTCTCGTTTATCCTTCTGTTGTTCTCTGGCTGTTTCATGTGCTGTTAGCGTGGAATTTTCCCCGTTTTTTAGTTTTACATCTGTTAAAGCGTCAATAATTGAGAAAGAGGTAGTATCAGCAGCCTTAGTAGAAGTGATGCTGGTTGCAAGATTGGATAGGGTAGCAAAGGTAACTAGCAGCCAGGTTTGGTAGAATTTTTGTAAATGTCTAACGTACATAGCAACCAGAAGAACTCTGCCAATTTTGTTGAGGTGTAGCGGTAGAGGTTTGCGAGACAAATTTGATACGCCCATTCGGCAGTTTTGTCCAACCTTGCACTTCTACAATATTCTTGGGCTGATTGTTGTTTTGTTTTGGTAGGTTTGCCTGGGTTGAACGGTTTGCAAATTGATTGTTAATAGTTGCGAGTCGGGTAATAGTTGTGTCGTCGTTGAGGGGATCGCTAGGACTGGGTGGAAGTCCACCGCGTCCAGTGTTGATGAATTGGCTGGGGGTTTTGCTATTGCTAGTTGCAGTACTGTAACAACTTGTATCGATACGATTTGAAGGGTCGTCAAAAGAACTGGGAAGAGGTGTCAGTCCTCGGTTCAAGTCTATATCAAGTGAGTTGATAGCTAATACACCATTTAAAGAAGGATTTTGTTGCGAAATAGCGGTAATATCATTTGCTGACAAGCGTTCGGGTTTTAGTGGGTAAGAACCCAGTCGCTGTAATAACTCATCCCGACTAAGCGGTTCCATCCAAAAAATCTTTTCCGCTGTAATTTCAACTTTTCCTCCCTGACCGCTAAATGCATCAGCAGATATATCGCTATTTTCTA
This genomic interval from Scytonema hofmannii PCC 7110 contains the following:
- a CDS encoding ShlB/FhaC/HecB family hemolysin secretion/activation protein, giving the protein MYVRHLQKFYQTWLLVTFATLSNLATSITSTKAADTTSFSIIDALTDVKLKNGENSTLTAHETAREQQKDKREEDKSFPSSPSLTVEKLGLQFDDNIFSNGKRIQLAQNIDTTQPVPTDRDLQPPSTKPQEEIQPQPLPPSEELLKPTSPSNTPPDELPGTSEEKFIIGGFKFEDNTVFSDERLTAEIKKVINFENAPISFADLIKARSIITQLYVKEGYITSGAYIPLQRDFQEGDKITIEVLEGELEEIKIQGNRRLNPNYICSRVAIAAGNPLNQKRLVKGLQVLRLNPLFKSLSAELSATSTPGKSLLEITVVEAPTFDALVNLNNGRSPSVGSFRRSIQLSEANLLGLGDNISLDYTNTEGSNSINASYSIPISPYDTKVTLSYGTTSSNVIEAPFDTLGIESQSRYYELTLSHPIFKTSTSDFTLGLTTSRRESESSLKFENIGPYPLSPGTDEKGRTRISAIRFFQEWTQRSSRQVLAFRSQFIFGLDALDATINPKAPDSRFFAWRGQGQWVRVIGRDINSLILLRTDLQFADRPLLSSEQFGIGGLDSVRGYRQDALLTDNGFFTSAEVRLPILRIPEIKGVLQVTPFVEFGMGRNVDRPNPNPSNLLSTGLGLRWQMGNNLTARFDWGIPLIYAKDNNKTLQEQGLYFTVLWNPF